The Eubacteriaceae bacterium Marseille-Q4139 genome has a window encoding:
- a CDS encoding SpoVA/SpoVAEb family sporulation membrane protein, with amino-acid sequence MEVDKKEYAEYVKQVTPTNKMGINLLWAFLVGGIICTIGQFLTNLYMGMGMDQETAAAWTTLSLIGGSVVLTGLNIYPKIVKFGGAGALVPITGFANSVVSPAIEYKAEGHVFGIGCKIFTIAGPVILFGIFTSWALGVLDWIMRWMGI; translated from the coding sequence ATGGAAGTGGATAAAAAGGAGTATGCGGAGTACGTCAAGCAGGTGACACCTACGAATAAGATGGGGATCAACCTTTTGTGGGCCTTTCTTGTGGGCGGGATCATCTGTACCATCGGCCAGTTTTTAACAAATCTCTACATGGGCATGGGGATGGATCAGGAGACCGCGGCCGCCTGGACGACCTTAAGCCTCATCGGAGGAAGCGTCGTCTTAACCGGCCTCAATATCTATCCGAAAATCGTAAAATTCGGCGGCGCCGGGGCGCTTGTGCCCATCACCGGCTTTGCAAATTCTGTCGTATCGCCGGCCATTGAGTACAAAGCCGAGGGCCATGTCTTCGGCATCGGCTGCAAAATTTTCACCATCGCCGGGCCGGTGATCCTGTTCGGGATTTTTACCTCCTGGGCTCTTGGCGTGCTGGACTGGATTATGAGGTGGATGGGGATTTGA